A single Vigna radiata var. radiata cultivar VC1973A chromosome 8, Vradiata_ver6, whole genome shotgun sequence DNA region contains:
- the LOC106771940 gene encoding CCR4-NOT transcription complex subunit 11 → MSIRRLSSEESQALYSLLRAEQRPFHEILSQFNSSIPSSRHFTISSYLLILLQDNKVLTTSERLIAFSLLLEAYSSQKPASNPFISFVVNASCDEGSEKVERAFILQLLGFDTSNNGKEFLKQSASDYVKGFDESLHEFPPLDQLKQQFSDKVHLEPYHCLLKDGTVKSVVPDPDVPPSCDADSLEFDVRPGTKTKYGAGDKEEAVVGLLSNLSLEGLNPHWIRPLPPRLPILDGELVWLNPDDNHELMWDYGMCVDTSRGAAVRDLIAKALKGALAPAQQEQVLVELANDPKLVYHCGLTPRKLPELVENNPLIAVDVLTKLIKSPEISEYFTVLVNMDMSLHSMEVVNRLTTAVELPSQFIHMYITNCIASCVSIKDKYMQNRLVRLVCVFLQSLIRNDIINVKDLFIEVQAFCIEFSRIREAAALFRLLKSLE, encoded by the exons ATGAGCATTCGAAGGTTGAGTAGCGAAGAATCGCAAGCGCTTTACTCTTTACTCAGAGCGGAGCAGCGTCCATTCCATGAGATCCTCTCGCAATTCAACTCCTCAATCCCTTCCTCTCGTCATTTCACTATCTCTTCCTATCTCCTCATCCTGTTGCAG GACAACAAGGTTCTCACTACTTCGGAGAGGTTAATagctttttctctgcttcttgAGGCTTATTCATCCCAGAAACCTGCTTCAAATCCCTTCATAAGCTTTGTTGTCAAC GCTTCCTGTGATGAAGGGTCAGAAAAAGTTGAGAGGGCATTTATTCTGCAGCTACTCGGTTTTGATACCTCCAATAATGGGAAAGAG TTTCTTAAACAGTCTGCATCAGATTATGTTAAAGGATTTGATGAGTCATTACAT GAGTTTCCGCCACTAGATCAGTTGAAGCAGCAGTTTTCTGATAAAGTTCATCTAGAACCATATCATTGTTTATTAAAAGATGGTACTGTAAAAAGTGTAGTCCCAGACCCAGATGTTCCCCCAAGTTGTGATGCAGATTCATTAGA GTTTGACGTGCGACCTggaacaaaaactaaatatgGTGCTGGAGATAAAGAAGAGGCAGTAGTTGGGTTGTTGTCAAATCTTTCATTGGAAGGATTAAATCCTCATTGGATCAGACCACTTCCACCAAGGCTGCCTATACTTGATGGGGAG CTAGTTTGGCTCAACCCCGATGACAATCATGAACTTATGTGGGACTATGGTATGTGTGTTGATACAAGCAGAGGGGCTGCGGTAAGGGACTTAATTGCAAAAGCTCTGAAGGGAGCCCTTGCACCTGCACAGCAAGag CAAGTTCTGGTGGAGCTAGCCAATGATCCAAAGCTTGTATATCACTGTGGACTGACACCAAGAAAATTGCCA gAACTGGTGGAAAACAATCCCCTTATTGCAGTTGATGTTCTCACTAAGTTGATAAAGTCTCCAGAAATATCAGA ATACTTTACAGTACTTGTCAATATGGATATGAGTCTACATTCAATGGAAGTTGTGAACAGGCTTACGACAGCAGTTGAACTACCGTCACAATTCATTCATATGTACATAACGAATTGTATAGCATCTTGTGTGAGCATAAAG GATAAATACATGCAAAACAGGCTTGTGAGGCTTGTCTGTGTGTTTTTGCAAAGCCTCATTCGGAATGACATTATTAATG TTAAAGATCTCTTCATTGAAGTTCAAGCGTTTTGCATCGAGTTTTCACGGATTAGGGAGGCAGCTGCGTTGTTTAGACTTCTCAAGTCTTTGGAATGA
- the LOC106771731 gene encoding protein lin-12, whose product MKMAFASLIPLLAFLLLHLLPSTSNLLSPIVDEVCKGVECGKGTCKASQNSTFFFECDCQPGWKQPLSNDDDSAFKFLPCIVPNCTLDYACAKAPAPVQEKAAKSNESSFHACRWIDCGGGSCNNTSMFSYNCECDAGYYNLLNVTAFPCFKECSLGMGCSELGISVTNSSSSAPPALNDNSKNEGSSILQGSYLRVAMVVLFMAMLQLQ is encoded by the exons ATGAAAATGGCATTTGCAAGTCTCATACCACTTCTTGCATTTCTTCTTCTACACCTTCTTCCTTCTACATCTAACCTCCTTTCTCCCATCGTTG ATGAGGTCTGCAAAGGAGTGGAATGTGGAAAAGGAACATGCAAAGCTTCTCAGAACAGCACTTTCTTCTTTGAATGTGACTGTCAACCTGGTTGGAAGCAGCCTCTTTCCAACGATGACGATTCAGCCTTCAAGTTTCTTCCTTGCATAGTTCCTAATT GTACATTGGACTATGCTTGTGCCAAAGCCCCTGCCCCTGTTCAAGAAAAGGCAGCAAAATCCAATGAGTCAAGCTTTCATG CTTGCCGTTGGATTGATTGTGGAGGTGGCTCATGCAACAACACATCAATGTTCTCCTACAATTGTGAATGTGATGCTGGCTATTACAATCTCCTAAATGTCACTGCCTTTCCTTGCTTCAAAGAAT gtTCTCTTGGCATGGGATGCTCTGAACTTGGAATATCAGTGACAAATTCTTCAAGCTCTGCACCACCGGCTTTGAATGACAACAGTAAGAATGAAG GCAGCTCAATTCTACAAGGAAGTTACCTTAGGGTGGCCATGGTAGTTTTGTTCATGGCAATGCTCCAACTGCAATAG